In a single window of the Callithrix jacchus isolate 240 chromosome 1, calJac240_pri, whole genome shotgun sequence genome:
- the LOC118155343 gene encoding eukaryotic peptide chain release factor GTP-binding subunit ERF3A, translating to MELSEPVVENGETEMSPEESWEHKEEISEAEPGGGSLGDGRPPEESTHEMMEEEEEIPKPKSVVALPGAPKKEHVNVVFIGHVDAGKSTIGGQIMYLTGMVDERTLEKYEREAKEKNRETWYLSWALDTNQEERDKGKTVEVGHAYFETEKKHFTILDAPGHKSFVPNMIGGASQADLAVLVISARKGEFETGFEKGGQTREHAMLAKTAGIKHLIVLINKMDDPTVNWSNERYEECKEKLVPFLKKVGFNPKKDIHFMPCSGLTGANLKEQSDFCPWYIGLPFIPYLDNLPNFSRSVDGPIRLPIVDKYKDMGTVVLGKLESGSICKGQQLVMMPNKHNVEVLGILSDDVETDTVAPGENLKIRLKGIEEEEILPGFILCDPNNLCHSGRTFDAQIVIIEHKSIICPGYNAVLHIHTCIEEVEITALICLVDKKSGEKSKTRPRFVKQDQVCIARLRTAGTICLETFKDFPQMGRFTLRDEGKTFAIGKVLKLVPEKD from the coding sequence ATGGAACTTTCAGAACCCGTTGTAGAAAATGGAGAGACAGAAATGTCCCCAGAAGAATCATGGgagcacaaagaagaaataagtgaAGCAGAGCCGGGGGGTGGTTCCTTGGGAGATGGAAGGCCGCCAGAGGAAAGTACCCATGAAatgatggaggaggaagaggaaatccCAAAACCGAAATCTGTGGTTGCACTGCCTGGTGCTCCTAAGAAAGAGCATGTAAATGTAGTATTCATTGGGCATGTAGATGCTGGCAAGTCAACTATTGGAGGACAAATAATGTATTTGACTGGAATGGTTGACGAAAGGACACTTGAAAAGTATGAAAGAGaagctaaagagaaaaacagagaaacttGGTACTTGTCTTGGGCCTTAGACACAAATCAGGAAGAACGAGACAAGGGTAAAACAGTAGAAGTGGGTCATGCCTATTTTGAAACCGAAAAGAAACATTTCACAATTCTAGATGCCCCTGGCCACAAGAGTTTTGTCCCAAATATGATTGGTGGTGCCTCTCAAGCTGATTTGGCTGTGCTGGTAATCTCAGCCAGGAAAGGAGAGTTTGAAACTGGATTTGAAAAAGGAGGACAGACAAGAGAACATGCAATGTTGGCAAAGACAGCAGGTATAAAACACTTAATTGTGCTAATTAATAAGATGGATGATCCAACGGTAAATTGGAGCAATGAGAGATATGAAGAATGTAAAGAGAAACTAGTGCCATTTTTGAAAAAAGTTGGCTTCAATCCCAAAAAGGACATTCACTTCATGCCCTGCTCAGGACTTACTGGAGCAAATCTCAAAGAGCAGTCAGATTTCTGTCCTTGGTACATTGGATTACCGTTTATTCCGTATCTGGATAATTTGCCAAACTTCAGTAGATCAGTTGATGGACCAATCAGGCTGCCAATTGTGGATAAGTACAAGGATATGGGCACTGTGGTCCTGGGAAAGCTGGAATCAGGATCTATTTGTAAAGGTCAGCAGCTTGTGATGATGCCAAACAAGCACAATGTGGAAGTTCTTGGAATACTTTCTGATGATGTAGAAACTGATACTGTAGCCCCAGGTGAAAACCTCAAAATCAGACTGAAAGGAATTGAAGAAGAGGAGATTCTTCCAGGATTTATACTTTGTGATCCTAATAATCTTTGTCATTCTGGACGCACATTCGATGCCCAGATAGTAATTATAGAGCACAAATCCATCATCTGCCCAGGCTATAATGCGGTGCTGCATATTCATACCTGTATTGAGGAAGTCGAAATAACAGCCTTAATCTGCTTGGTAGacaaaaaatcaggagaaaaaagtAAGACCCGACCCCGTTTTGTGAAACAAGATCAAGTATGCATTGCTCGCTTGAGGACAGCAGGAACCATCTGCCTTGAGACCTTTAAAGACTTCCCTCAGATGGGTCGTTTTACCTTAAGAGATGAGGGTAAGACATTTGCAATTGGAAAAGTTCTGAAACTGGTTCCAGAGAAAGACTAA